In Corvus moneduloides isolate bCorMon1 chromosome 6, bCorMon1.pri, whole genome shotgun sequence, the sequence CCAAGAACACTGTCTTTCTTGTCCTGCTGCAATATTTATATCCTGGCCTCTCTTCCTTGCAATGTTTGGAATTTTCTACATAATCAAATTACAGTAAAACTTGGCTCCAGAATTTAAGCTTTCCTCTCTAAGACCAGCTAGGAATAAAAACCAGGCAGTGGCAATTAAGCTTTTATCCAGCTTGAGGGTAAGGAAAAATATATCCAGAGAAGTTTTATAGGTTATGGTGATACAGATAAAGATATAAGAATTTTAACAGCATGTAGTGATGTGGATTTGCAGTTCTTACCTTATCAACACATCTGTTCAGTTCCTCACTCAGggcttctttctctttctgcagcttttcatttttagtaATTAAACTTGAAACTTCATTCTGAAGGTCAGAGAGATCAGAACATCTGGGCAGCTGTGGGAAGCAAACCCCTCACAgttgcatttctgtgctgttgcAAAATTTGGCATGAAAATCATGGGATGCCcgaatggtttgggttggaaggaacctttaaaaGGTCGTCCAGTTCCAATCCCTCTGGAataagcagggacaccttccactatcccaggctgctccaagccctgtcctgcccttggacacttccagggatccagggacagccaaTTTctttgagcagcctgttccaggacctctccaccctcacagggaagggcTTTTCCAcaatatcccacctaaatcACCATGTGTTAAAACACACAGAGGGAAAACCACTGCACTGCTGACTTCCAGTCCTTTTCCCAGCTGACCCAGTGCTTTATCAGTGCCTTTCCTCATTCCATCTCCTGCCTGTAATTACACTCCAGCCACAATCCACTCCTCTCTGAATAGGcctcagctgcttttgctttttaagacCATTATCTACCCTGAGCACTGGGTGCCTCAACTGAGTGTTTTACACTGTGCAGAAAATGACTTTGTGGAGCCCTAATCAGGGAACTGActcatttgaaggcttcatTATCTGTGTTTATTAGCATATATTTACAGCCAATTGAACTGTGCTTGTACAGGAGATAACTGAGCTCTCCAGGAAATTATCTTCAGACATTGTGAGACTCTGATATCTCCAGATGGGTTTAGCAACAGGAATTCTCCCTGACAGGACATGCTGGAAGAGCTCACTCCTTAAATGGAGCTAATATGGGTTGTATCTCCTGTTACACAGGGAAATGTTCTCCTGTGGGTCCCATTTTCCCTGTCTATTCCTCGATTAGAGCTTTTAATCTTTATCTTGACCAAAGCTTCTCTTTGTAGATCCACTATTCCCAAAAATCTTTTGGCGAAGTCTAAGTGAATCCAACCTTATTTGAAGAATTGTGCATTGCACCTGGGAACTGTTTCAAAGAGGAGTTACATTCCCTTCCTTTTATGaactttctttaaagaaattaactattttaatCCATGAAGAGATGGTGAAAATCAATCTGATGGCACTCAAATAGaatcccagaagggtttgggttgcaagggaccttaaagcccacccagtctccccccttgccatgggcagggacaccttccactaccccaggttgctccaaggaCATTCCCAGgggtccaggggcagccacaccTTCTATGGGCAGTAAGATGCCACACCTGTTTTgtcttctccagctcctgcttgaGGATGTGgttctcctgctccaggagaTGAGCTTGAACCTTCATTTTTGACACCTCCATCTCCAAAGACGACACCATATTTGATgactgcaaaaaaataaaaggctcaGATTTCAATTTAGGGGACTCACAGAGCACCAAAGTTTAagcagaggatgctgcagccactggatagagctgggatggcactggatgAACAATAGCCATGCTGGAAACTGCAGGGAAACATCTGCCATCACTAGGCTGTGTTTTCAAGACAAACCTCCACATTTTTCCCTCCTGgcttttggctgctgctgtgtttaaGCCAGCACTTAGCAAAGCTCAGCTTTGAAATCCCATGCACATCCCAGGACAATTCCAAAGGATGCCAATTCCATAACACCTGAAGCCCAACTGTCCTATCAAATCCTGTACCTCTGCTTTGGAGTTTTCCAGTtcctctttcagcagcagcctctccttttcccattcctccAGGGTAcactttccctcttccctttccttttgcttgAGCACCCTTGCCAGCTGTTGATTGAGATCCTGCACATCTGCTTGGTTTTTGGAGTTCCTCTGGCTcagttctgtgttttcagagtCCAGCTGCTGGTTCCTGGTCTTCAGATCCGCCACCTGAGTGGGGACAGCAGTGATTTTACACCGGGAATGAGATTTTGGGTATTTCCTTTCTATTAAGGTGATTAAAGATCTGACAAGTGTCACTCAAACAGTGACTCCAACCAGTTAATTTCTCATAACTGGCCTTAATTAGACCAGTTAAATCAGTCACCCAGCACACCACTGTTCCCCCTTTCCCTTCGAGGTAGATTTTGAGGGTTATCCAGTAGATTATTCTAAGCAAGTATTTTCCTAAGCAATACCAAGATGACATGGATGTAAAAGCTACTCAAACCTTCTAACAAGCCACCCCTAAAATAAAAGTAGCAGCCACAGGAATACAACTGGCAGCATTCCTAGACCCAGCCAGCTGGGAAACGAGTAGAGGTTGAATCACAATCTCTATTTCCCATGGGCTACTGCAGAGAATCACACAAAAACTACAGAACACAAGATTTAAACTTTACATTTCTACGAAATAAACTTTCCACGTTGACTATGGAAAGTGCTCTCAAGCCTGCAAGCTGACACAATTACAGCTGTTGTTTTATGAGCAGGTCAAACAAGCCTCAAATCAATCCCAAAGAGGCAATAAAACAGTTATCAACAagtttaaatttataaaaatgttcgttttctgctgcctttgtgaCCACCCAAGGAACAGCTTTGATGCAGTTATGATTCCCACAGAGAAGGTTCTGGGCTCAGGCCACACACCTGCTTTTTCAGGTTGTCAACCATCTTCTGCACAGccactttctcctttctcacagCCTCTATCTTCTGCCtatggaaaaatgaaagctCATTAACATTAAAATCAATTATTAATATACAGAACTGCAAGACGGGACAGGAGAACATCACCTCAAGTtgtgccaagggaggtttaggttggatattaggaaagattccttcatggaaagggctgtccagccctggcacagctgcccagggcagtggtggagtccccatccctggggagatttaaaagccgtgtggatgtggcacttggggacacagggcagtggtggccttggcagtgctggggaatgatggtcttagaggtcttttccaaccttaatgattccaaAAATGGGCTGTTTTTAACATCACCAGAAATGGTAATTGTGGATATTTATTCATTGCTCAGCATCCCTGTTCTGCATCAACTTGACAAGTGCTCCACCTCTCAAGGTGCCCCTAGTGGGTCTTTCCTAGAGGGGAAGAATAATCCCAGGATCATGGAGGGTTCTGCACTTGCCAAAGACCCAACCACTGGAATAATCTGTCAGATGAGCCTCTCCCTGCTTTTGCTGAAGCACAAATAATTGCATCAGGTCAGCTCCTGTGTAGGTCCTGTGCTCGTGTGTGTTACTGGGTCACCTCCTCAATGCCTACAGCTAAAacccctgcctggctctgggaacGGGCAGGACaagctggggcagggaaaaggatgAGGAATAACCTGTCAGGCTGCTGGATGTCCAACAGCACCGTGAAATAACCCCATTTTGGATTTGTACAGCACCTAGCACACAAAAGAGCTTGGAGAGAAGGGATGAACCCATTGTGGCACAGCCACAGTCTGAAGGCATCACAGGGTACATTCCCCATGGAATTCTCACCTCATTTCTTCCCTGGATCCATTTAGCTCCCTCAGTTTCAGGCTGGAAGCACTCCCTTCTTCATTTAATAAAGTCACTTCGTTTTTCAGGACGGCGTTTTCCTCGCGGAGCTTCTCAGCCTCACACCTGTGGCAGAGACACGAGACAAGTGAGAAAGCAGCTCCTGTAGGACATCTGGGGAGGAAAACAGTCCCACAGGTCAGAGCTGTCTGTAACGCTCCAAAACCAAAGCTACAGTTGCCTTGTTTTATGTATAAATGgtgtatttatattttccatGAATTTAGCAAGAGCGCTCCCCAGTTTGTTCAAAAAACTCTGAATTTTTACAAcgaacttaaaaaaaaccctggggTTTTGGGCTTGTTTTTGTACAGCTCAAGTGAGTGAAAATCTGAAGTTTCACACTAATATTTTACATGTCTTTCAGTCCTTGAACTTAACACCACAATGTGCAGACTGCCAGGAGAGTGAGCTGTTTCCCCATCTGGAATTCAGAATTCTGGGAACAGCACGGTTGGGAAAGTGCCTTTTCTGCCCCCAGGCGACTGCACAGAAATAACTTAGCCATGGTGGGACACCTGAAAGAACAGTTTCCTGCAGGAAGCTGGTGCTGAACAATAATTAAGCTACTTGTAACCACtttatccattaaaaaaaaagaaatcttgctGAAATACAGCAGTTAAAAACAAGGAGGTAAAACCTATGATAATATAATACAAGGAATACATGTTTTATAACTATATTTAGCATATCACACTCCTGAGGGGTTCctaactgaggaaaaaaaagtccctatCATTTTCTagcattaatttaaatattgagagaaacagaagcacTTTTAGCATTTCAAATTACCATCATTCCATAGCGTTAACCcgaaacactgagaaaaaacagGAGCAATTTTAGCCTTGCGAGCAACATTCAGCTCTAGAAGGGAACAAACCGAGTGGAGTGATATTAGTAAGAGCTACAAAGCACTCTGGAAGTGTTACCATGGATTTTGGACATGGAAATACGATGGGCTCGTGCTGGACCACGAGCTACACACTGCGACGGTGACATCCACAGACAGGACAGCTGGCAGGTGCTCCTGCTTAGGTGGCAGGCACAGAGAGGAGTAAGTGACACACAAGTTATTTATCCCAGTGGTCTGTATCCATGATTAGAGGAGTTAGGAGTCCACAGCACTGTTTGCTACTCAGAGCTAAATCAGAGTTAAACTACGGTGGTTAAAGGAGCAGCCAAGGCAGCGCTGGGTTAGTGGCTAACGTTGGGTTACGTTACCTCAGCAGGTCaaccttctgctgcagctcagtgcaCGTGCTCTGCAAGCCCTGGGTCActgccttcctctcctctgggTGACCCAGAGCTTTCTCCTTCACCTTTGGGTTGAGATCCCTCATTCCTGCTTTGCCCGCTTCTGTCACCGCGCCGTCGCTTTGGGCATTCCTGTCCTGCTGGCCCATAAATGCAGTGGGTTGTTCTTCCAGCTTCCCACCTCTCATGTCACTGGGCCCATCTGTGTTTCCTTGAGCACCTTGTCCTTGGACACATTCCAGTTCTTTAACATCTTCCATTTCTTTAACTTTCTGGAGGAACTCGGTGTTTTCCTCTTCAAACTTGACACTTTCCACCTTGCTTTCTTCTTGTTCACAATGAAGCCTTCTCAGCCTATGCAGGTTGTCTTCcagcactttatttttttcaattagcTGTATCATTTCAGCTTTCAGATCCTCATTTTCTACCTGAATTTCTTCTTGTAGCAACAGAAGTTCAGCCTGTGCCATGGATCGGTCTTCCAGCTCTTCCACCCTTTTCCAAAGCTGAGCTATTACGCTCTTCAGGTCACCATTTGCTGCCCCAGGAGTGTGATCCAGCAGGAGAGAGGCTTCACTCAGTTCTTCAGCCTTCTCCAGCTCTACCTGCAGCTTCAAAGCATCAGAAACAAACCCTTTATTTCTGGGAGCTATTCTGTGATTTAGCAGATGAACGTTCTGCTGTTTGACATTGTTGTGTAGCATTTTTGGCCTGGGAACTTCCTCCAGATCTCTCTTTTTTGGCAGCAGAGGCACCCAAAAAAGGAGCTCTCGGTTCTTGTCACAATCCTGGTTGCCATCAGCATCTGGAGCTGCTTGATTTCCTTGGATCCAACACCCCTGTACCTCAGGGTGGTCGCCAGCTCTGGCTGTCACACACCCCTCCTCCAAATCCAAATCCAAATCCATCTCCGACATTTCTTCCAGGTCTGTAGTATCAGCCTCCAAAGGTGGAAGGACACTGAAATCTGCTCCCATGGCTACATCTTGACAATCACTGGGCAACCCTTCAGAACTGGGATCTATCTCCTCTGGTTCTGAGCCAGAGTGGGAACAGCCAGGACTGGGAGGTTGCAGGGGCTCCGGCGCTTGCAGCCGGTGCTGCAGCCGCAGGATCTGGGCTGCCATCCTGACATTCTCCTTCACCGCCTGCTCGTGCACCTTCTGCAGGTTTTGGAGAACATCCCCATCGtctcccagaggagctgcaccaggaaaagcagcGATCTGGCTCTTGGCTTTCGCATACTCACTCTCCAGGACCCTGTAatggctctgcagggcagaaaAACTCCGTGTTTCCCACTgcagtttctgtattttcccttgGAGGGCTGAGATTTCCAAACTCATCTCAgccttttctgtctctgctctctcACAAATGCCTTTGTTCAAACTCTCCAAAGCAAGAAGTTTGGAATTGAGCTCTTCTTTCTCTCGCTTATACTCACTGTCCAGtctctccagcttttccctAACCCgcttcccattttcctccaCTGTGGATATATGTTCATCTTTCTCCTTTAGCTCTTTTTTATGGTCATTTTGGAGTTGGGCTATTTTCTCATTCAGCTTTTCCTCTTGCTCCTGGGCAGCATTCCTCAGCTCCcgcagctccttctccagctgctccctctcaCACACCAGCTTGTTCACTTCTTCCTTGAAATTTTTCTCCAGGAGATCCTTCTCCTGGGTCAGGGCAGAAGAAACAGCCTTTTCACTTGCCAAgctttccttcagctgctcatGGGCTTCAGCGGCCTCCTGAgcaatttcctccctttcaaACTCCCACTGGGATTTCTCCTCTCTTTGCTGTTCAGCAAGTTCCTGCAGCTCTCGCTGGTAACATCCTTCCAGACTCTGGAGGGTTTCTTCGTATTTATTCACGAGTGTTTGTGTGTCCACAGAAAACTGAGTTTGTGCATGAGATGCTCTTCTCTTATAGTCACTTGCCATTTTTTCCCTAGACATGGTTAACATAAGATATTACTAAACTACCTCAGAGATCAAAGTGGATTTTTAGGCTGAATAAAACAAGTTggaaattcactttttttttttttttccccactgactACTGGATGGGTGTTTCTGGAAGCCGTAAGTTAAAATGGAGGCAATTTGGTGaaacttcaaaaagaaaaactgccttggaaaagtgtGAAAGCTCATGAAATGTCCTCAGAAAAGGTTGCCTGTGCAATATGTGCCCTTCTGCTCCTGTGCTcagattttttggggggcaGATGCTCTCACCCCCATCACCCCAGGATGGTTTCAGTTTCTTCTGACACTCAATGTTGGCTAAAAGCATTTCCCAGCCACCCCTTTCCTTCTTCAGCAAAGAACTCTGCAAACCCACAAGTTTTAAAAGGACCAAGCAGGGATTTGTGGAGCACAGGGATCCCAAACAGAACTCGACTTAATCACGCCTGGTTATGCTTTAACACTACTGCTGCCTCTGGGCGAGCTAAAAATGAATCTAAATATCTGCTTGAGGAAggtcagaagagaaaaaaccctggagaggagcccagtgctgcagagtagagcaggAACAGCACTGTGCAGTCAGGACACTTGGAATGACACACCAGGGAAGTGTTTCTGCACTAGGTTCACCCCGGTCACCACGCTCCAGCACTGTCCCCACCGGAGGTGACACTCacctttcctcctccagctcctgctcgtgcttcctcagcagctcctccttctccagggcGTGCACCTCTGCCAGCCTCTTCACCTGCTCGTGGAAGCCACGTTCCagctcccccttctcctcctgcagtgTCTGCACCAGAACTCTCATCTTTTCTTCCACCCAGACACTCTTTTGGATCAGCTCCTCCCGTTCCTGCCTGAACTTCTCATTCACCTGCTCCAGTCTGGTCCTGACATCATCTTCATGCTCCTGCCTCAACAGTTCCTGCAGATTGGCTTTTTCCTCATCGAAATGCAtctgtaatttgtttttctcctcgCTGTATTTACAGTcgagcttttcctgctgctctctgagcgctgctgcctctccctgcagctctgctacTTGATTTTTAAGGCCAGTGATCTGCTTTTCCATGACATTCATCTCCTCAGTGTACTTCTGCCTCATatcctcctgctccttttcccagtGGGCTTTTGTCTcatccagctgcttttcatAATGGCTCACCtagagaagggaaaacaggatGGGTTGGTTTCATTTTCCACAGAATGTTCTACAGGGATGTTTCCCTCAATATTTCCATCTAGTTTTATATATTCATTCTACTGAATATTTTGATTCACACTTCAGCATCTTATATTgatttccctggaaagaatGTTCAAGTGCTCAGATTTCTTActgggatcacagaatcccaaacTGGTTTTGGGTGGGAAACGGCCTTACAcaccatctcattccaacacTTACTGTGTCCTCAAGCTCCTGTTTGAGGTGATGCAGATCCCTGTGGTGTTGCTCCTTCATCTGCTCGATGGCCATTTCTGCCTCTATGCTCATATTTAATGGGTTGCAGTCTTCTGAACCAAGTCCTTTAGAAACAGTAATTAGATAATAATTTACAGAActataaaaacattaattataCAATACCTAAATATATATAATTCTCAACAAAATGATTTCATCATTTTAGGACTGCTTAGCAGCTCTCAAAATCCCATCACAAACACAGCCAAGTAACTGCAAGCattaatttcagctttaaataCAGTTCAGCAGTCGCATTCCAAATTAACATTAAACACCAAAATAGGAGGTGGTGACCAAAACTCACTGGGAAGGTCGTCATGGAATTACCTCTAAGATGTTATAAACACCCACAGCACAGATCTCAGTCCTACAGGAGGTACTTTTTTACCTTGGTCAGGCTCAATCCCACCGTTGCCATGACTCTTCATGTCAATGTCAAACTCTTCTGACAGGGAATTTTTCAGGGAAGGCCTGAGCACTTTGCCTTGGGCACGGTactcctgcagctctgagtgCAGCTCATCGATctggtcctgcagctcctgagatggaggggggaaaaaaaggctgagggaaaggaacCAAAGCAGCTGAGCATCGACCCAGTCCCACCACGGGACATTCAGGTGGGAATTACAGCAGGGAAAGACTTGTCAATAATCCATAGTGCCATAGGCATCCTTCTATCAGCAAAAtaacaagggggaatggcttcccactgccagagggcagggatggatgggagattgggaaggaattcctggctgggagggtgggcaggccctggcacagggtgcccagagaagctgtggctgcccctggatccctggcagtgtccaaggccaggttggacaggggttggagcagcctgggatagtggaaggtgtccctgcccatggcaagagGTGGAAGAaggtttttaaggtcccttccaacccaaaccattctgggattctctgatgaTTCTCCAATACCAAACTCTCAACGGTGAAGGCATAACACGCTCCAGGACCTTTCCCTTCATTCCTTCTTCCTGTGaccttttattaaaaagcagcttttcaaacattttcaaacagTTGGGAAATGCCTCCTCAAATACCATCCACttgaaaaatcaaaccagaagCAAAAGATCAAATTAGGAAAGAGATCCCCTCGTTACTGCATTTACCATCTGGTCCTTCCGCCCGCCAGCGGAACCTCGCCAGGGTTTGTGCCAAGTGCCCTGCACCCCGTTCCAGGAACAGCAGTTATTGAGGAAAACAACTCCCTGAGTGTGCAAACACAGAATCCTGCAGGTCTGAAAGGCCCAGGAAGTGAACCTTGGGCACTGATTTATATCTCCCATcctcaaaaatagaaaaagcagctgCCTATCGAGCTGTATCAATTCAATGCCTATTTCTAGacaatttctgcttttaaactgCAGCTTCCACGCTGTTTCCAATCCAACAGCCTTTTGCAAAGGCAGCCCTTTATTGAATGGAAAGGATCCTGCAGagcagatcacagaatcacaaaccagtttgggttggaagggaccttaaagcccatctagTTCCACCCTCTtctcatgggcagggacaccttccattatcccaggctgctccaagccccatccaacccagccttggacacttccagggatccaggggcagccacagcttctctggtaCCACCGCAGGCATCAGAAAGCAGATGTGTAAATAGATAACCTGCAGGCTCATCTTAAAGTGCTTCAACCATACAAGatttgaggaggagaaagcaaattttcaaTTCTCagggttattttaaaaaaatatttctggtcTGAAAACCAGTAAAACATGGATGTATCTTACTTCTCTCCTCTAAGTTCCTGCAACTCTGAATTCACAGGGCTCCATggagcctctcccagcccacccTGGGGGCACCTCATCCTCTTAGCTCAGCCAGTTGCCTCTGTGGGAAGAGCTTTCCAACAccccttgtgctgctgtttgcagtgaggatgtggcacttggggacatggttagtgctgggcttggcagtgctgggggagcagTTGGACTCAGTCTGAGAGGGATTTTCCAACCTGAAAGGTTTCATGACGTTCCTGGTGGACACAGGAGCCAGGTCTCAGCTCCACTtaccctgcactgctgctcgTACTCGCTCCTCATCTGGGCCAGTCTCTCCTCCTGCAGGAAAAACTCTGCACTGGTGGGATCCAGGTCACCAAACTGGAACATAGGAATGGAATATCCAGTTATCCACTGGTCCACCCAACAGCCCTGCTCAGTACAGCACAGATGCCATTCCCAGCAGTCCTGCAGCCTGCACCCTCTCTCCACTCTggacttttattttaaacaaagaaactCCACTTTCCTCCTAGCAGGGAATGAGTAATTTCCCAAAAAGCATCGTCTGCCATCTAGCACAGCTCTCATGCTCACTGATTCCAGATCACAGCTTTCTACCTTAGCATTTGCACATCTCAGTGTGACAAATAATCCCAAGCTTTAAAGAAGGCTAGAAATCCCAATATATGAACCTCAGGCTGTGGATGCACAAACTCAAACATCTTTGGAGAAGCTGATATCCTGAAAAGTTCAGTGTAATACCGCCATGATCAGCTGTTCACCTCGATTTTCACCTAATTCCAGCAGAGATGCCATGTAAAACCTCACTCCTCCTGCATCATCTTCCCTGGAAAGGACCTGCAAGTTGGGCCTATCCAAAACTCtgtgctggggggaaaaaaaaaattcctgcagaTCTGCAGGATGATTGCTTCACTCTAAGGCTCCCTGCTTTAATTAGAATAAAATCACAGCTAAAGTGgaatatctttattttcctcagcTGCAAGGCAGTCCATGTCACCAAGGCAGGCTGAGCATGGACAATCTGGATAGGGACCCCAAAAGCCTCTGGATATCAGTTAAACTGGCAGCTTGAGTGCAGCAACTTGAAAGAGATTTAATTCTGCAAGCCccacagggaaaaggaggatttACCTTCTCAGCCAGGACATTTTCCAAGTTCCTCTGCAGTTTGCTTGCCAGACTTTCACACTCGGCcagtttttctcctgtttccaaCAGCTCGTTTTCCAGGCGGCTGTTCTCCTGgaccaaacaaaaagccccacaacAGCCTCAGCacttggaggaggaaaaaaatcagcatgtgTTGAAATAAGGGTAATCCCAATCAAGTCGGAGCATGGCATTATTCCAAGCTTCAGGTGATGACTGGAGTTATGAATCCATCCACACACAACCCACGCCTGCCACGGCCCAGTGTGAGCACTGGAATTTAGAGAAGTTATCAAAAGGCATAATAGCAAGTTTGCTTTACGTggttattttgtttatttgtttttaaaccagtattttaaaCTTGATCAAGATGTTTTGTCTCCTGGCTGGACAGCTCATCTGAGAGCTGTGCACACGCACGCTCTGCACTTGATGGCAGCAGAGATTTGAAGTGGAGATTAGGAATCTACAGAACAACCCATCGAGGTGCCCCCAACACCAATTCTCATGGACACGCCTCTATCTTGCTGGTTGAATGACTTTTGGCCAGCTAAACACAGCCCAAAACTCACGCTCTCAACAAGGACTACTCTGCAAGAGTCACTCCCCCTCCCAGGGTATCCCTGCTTTTTGGGGGGAATCCCAGCTGTGTTTAGTCCCTGTTACCTTCAGGGACAGGGCCAGGCGGTCCCGGATGTAGTTCTCATCCGTCTTCAGCTTTTCaatctcctgctccatctccagcCTCTGTTTGTTGGCCTGCTGCAGGATTTGCTCCCGCTCTCTGCGGAGCTCGTTCTTCAGAGCGGCGATTCTCTCCTTGTACTCCTCGTCCAGCTTCCTGCCGAGGCACCGGAGGGGAGAGGGGCTCGTTAGAGGAAGCAGGTGGCAAACGCTGCTGGGGTGAGGCTGGGTGGTCACCAAGGCCCTGCAATGCC encodes:
- the NIN gene encoding ninein isoform X4; its protein translation is MDEAEQDQYEARLKELFDSFDSTGTGSLGQEELTDLCHMLHLEEVAPALQQTLLQGNLLGRVHFDQFKEALILILSRTLSNEEHFQEPDSSPEAQPKYIKGGKRYGRRSLPEFQESGEDFAEVTVIEPLSEEAHPAHIASSQEHWKTRGSEEYEAEGQLRFWNPDDLNASPGASPSPDWIEEKLQEVCEHLGITRDGHLNRKKLVSICEQYGLHAAAGEVLEEVLHNLEQDGTMSIEDFFYGLFRNGKSLTPSASTPYRQLKRHLSMQSFDESGRRTTTPSAMPSTIGFSLFSSLDDGMGYGCVEGVLDCWHQEGIENSQEILKALDFSLDGKVNLTELTLALENELLITKNGVHQAALASFKTEIRHLMERFDQVAREKEKLRSDLEKAEKLKSLMASEVDDHHAAIERRNEYNLRKLDEEYKERIAALKNELRREREQILQQANKQRLEMEQEIEKLKTDENYIRDRLALSLKENSRLENELLETGEKLAECESLASKLQRNLENVLAEKFGDLDPTSAEFFLQEERLAQMRSEYEQQCRELQDQIDELHSELQEYRAQGKVLRPSLKNSLSEEFDIDMKSHGNGGIEPDQGLGSEDCNPLNMSIEAEMAIEQMKEQHHRDLHHLKQELEDTVSHYEKQLDETKAHWEKEQEDMRQKYTEEMNVMEKQITGLKNQVAELQGEAAALREQQEKLDCKYSEEKNKLQMHFDEEKANLQELLRQEHEDDVRTRLEQVNEKFRQEREELIQKSVWVEEKMRVLVQTLQEEKGELERGFHEQVKRLAEVHALEKEELLRKHEQELEEEREKMASDYKRRASHAQTQFSVDTQTLVNKYEETLQSLEGCYQRELQELAEQQREEKSQWEFEREEIAQEAAEAHEQLKESLASEKAVSSALTQEKDLLEKNFKEEVNKLVCEREQLEKELRELRNAAQEQEEKLNEKIAQLQNDHKKELKEKDEHISTVEENGKRVREKLERLDSEYKREKEELNSKLLALESLNKGICERAETEKAEMSLEISALQGKIQKLQWETRSFSALQSHYRVLESEYAKAKSQIAAFPGAAPLGDDGDVLQNLQKVHEQAVKENVRMAAQILRLQHRLQAPEPLQPPSPGCSHSGSEPEEIDPSSEGLPSDCQDVAMGADFSVLPPLEADTTDLEEMSEMDLDLDLEEGCVTARAGDHPEVQGCWIQGNQAAPDADGNQDCDKNRELLFWVPLLPKKRDLEEVPRPKMLHNNVKQQNVHLLNHRIAPRNKGFVSDALKLQVELEKAEELSEASLLLDHTPGAANGDLKSVIAQLWKRVEELEDRSMAQAELLLLQEEIQVENEDLKAEMIQLIEKNKVLEDNLHRLRRLHCEQEESKVESVKFEEENTEFLQKVKEMEDVKELECVQGQGAQGNTDGPSDMRGGKLEEQPTAFMGQQDRNAQSDGAVTEAGKAGMRDLNPKVKEKALGHPEERKAVTQGLQSTCTELQQKVDLLRCEAEKLREENAVLKNEVTLLNEEGSASSLKLRELNGSREEMRQKIEAVRKEKVAVQKMVDNLKKQVADLKTRNQQLDSENTELSQRNSKNQADVQDLNQQLARVLKQKEREEGKCTLEEWEKERLLLKEELENSKAESSNMVSSLEMEVSKMKVQAHLLEQENHILKQELEKTKQLPRCSDLSDLQNEVSSLITKNEKLQKEKEALSEELNRCVDKVAQVSCLESAISSLKQEQKSWEQQSQALKAQLSVSQDKVQSLDETLQSTNLQMSRLKSDLQVTQQEKETLQQEVMALHKQLQNTSEKNRVLEVAVPPSGLQDQRGPIHWDELEQPPEQEQRLLRQENERLQREVQSTKTDLAHSREKIRQLESTILSLKHQKHQSQSGIVKAIEQEKLSLKRECEQLQKELSSANRKISQMNSLERELETSSENEGLRKKQVKLDDQLMEMLQSGGMRSQSPRSRELQQQGCAPVPREQILQLQQQLLQAERRSQHLQEELESRASGTNMQQHPENLHPNPSPSSFHQPCYRSSEQCMQIPTGGSGTSDTSGCF